GCAGGTCGCAGAACAGGGGCAGCGCGTCCAGGGACCCGGCGACGACCTCGGCGACTTCGATCGGGCCCAAGCGGCGCCCCGCGAGGTCGGCGAGCAGGCGCTCACGCCAGTCGGCCCAGCCCTGTTGCGCCAGTTCGAGCAGCAGTTCTTCGCGGGATTCGAAGTACCGGCGCAGCGCCGAGGGGTGCAGACCCACCCGGCTCGTCACCTCGGTGAGGGTGACCTCGCGCACGCCGCGCTCGGCCGCGAGCTCGCGCGCGGCGGTCAGCAAGGCCGTCTTGCGGACCTCTTTGTCCTGGTCGGAGCGGGCGCGTTGGCGGGGCTGGGTCACCCCGCCACGATAACGCAACCGCTTTGACTTAACTCGCCGCCACGCGTACGTTCGATTTAACGCAAAGTCATTGCGTTAACGAAGGAGCTTCTCATGAGTTCAGTGTTTTTCGTGACCGGCTCGTCGCGCGGGCTCGGCCGGCAGATCGCCGAGCGGGCTCTGGCCGCCGGGCACCGCGTCGTCGCCACCGCCCGGGACCCGCGGACCCTGGACGATCTCGCGGCCCGCCACGGCGACCGCGTCCACGTCGAGCCGCTGGACGTCACCGACGCCGCGGCCGCCGAAGCCGCGGTCGCCGCCGGGGTCGCCGCGTTCGGCCGGATCGACGTCGTGGTCAACAACGCCGGCCAAGGCGACCGCGCGTCCCTCGAAGACACGACGCTCGACGTCTTCCGCCGGCAGATCGAGACGAACTTCCTGGGCACGGTCCACGTCACCAAGGCGGCGGTTCCGGTGCTGCGCGGGCAAGGCGGCGGGCGGATCATCCAGATCTCGTCGGTCGGCGGCCGCGTCGGCAGCCCGGGGATGACGGCCTACCAGTCGGCGAAGTGGGCGGTCGGCGGATTCAGCGAGGCGCTCGCCGCCGAGGTCGCCCCGCTGGGCATCAAGATCACCGTGCTCGAGCCGGGCGGGATGCGCACGGACTGGGCCGGCGCGTCGATGGCCACCCCGCCGATCAGCGAGCCGTACGAGGCGACGGTCGGCGCGTCCGCCCGCGCGATGGCCGACTTCGAGCAGCACGCGAACAGCGACCCGCGGAAGGTCGCCGACCTGGTGCTCACGGTCGCCGCCCTCGACGAGCCGCCGCTGCGCCTGCTGGCGGGCAGCGACGCCTACGAGTACGGCCGCGAGGCGTGGCGGCACCGCGTCGACACGGACGCGAAGTGGGCCCACCTGAGCAGGTCGACGGACCACGCCGAATCCGGCGACGCGTGGCGCCGCCAGCGGGGCACGAGCCTGCCCGACGTGCGGGCCTGACCGACACCGACGGGTGGTCGGAGGTTCCGGAAGGCCGATTCGTGGGTAGCCCAGTGGTGTGAGGCTGAGCAGGCCCTGCCTGCGGGACTAGTGAGAGGTGATCACAATGAGCCAGGGCGATGCTCCGGTCGGGCGATCGGTGAAGACGGCAGCCGCCGGTGTTCGGGATCTCGCCGCGGAAGCGGCACGGGTCGGGGCGGCCGCGGCCGTGCGAGCGGTGGAGATCACCGACCGCAAGCTGTCCGAAAGCGCGGACGAGCTGGCGAAGGTCGGCCGCTCGGCGACCAAGGACTTCGACAAGAGCACCCGGTCTTCCCGCCGGGACGTGCGGAAGCACTCGGTCGCCGCCCGCGACGAGGTGCTGTCCCGCGCGGTGAAGCTGCGCGACCCGGGCCGCAAGGCGGCGCAGGCGATCGCGACGGTGGCGAGCTCGACGGGCGAGTCGAACCGCAAGCGGCGCAAGGCCGTCGCGACGGCGAAGCGAGACTTGGCCGTGGCGCTGGAGGAAGCCAAGAACGTGGCGCGCGGGGCTCGTTCCCGGCGGGCGCGCTGGCCGTGGCTGCTGGCCTTCGCCGCGCTGGCCGCGGGGGTCGCGGCCGTCGTGCGGGCCAAGCGGTCGAACCCGCTGGCGGAGAACGAGGCCCCGGGGCCGGTGCCGGCGGACAAGGTGGTGACCCCGGCCGACAAGGCGGTACCGCCGAAGCCGGCTCCGGTGGCTCCCGCCGCTCCCGCCGCGGCGGCGCCGAAGCCGCCCGAGACCCCGAAGCCGCCGGCCCCCAAGCCGGCCAACGGCGCCAACGGCCACGCGGCCGCGGGCAAGGGCAAGACGGAGAACAAGAGCCGGTAGCAGCCGACCGGCCCGAAGCCCGGGGCACTGTCCACCAGGACAGCGCCCCGGGCTTCGTTCCGCGCCCGGGTTTCACGGCGCTCGAAACGCACGAGCCGCGGGAAAAGTTGCCCGCCACATTCGCGGAACGTTCCGCCTTCCCGGATGTCCGGACCGGTCCTAGATTCGTCCGGACAACCCGAAGGGGGAAAGAAACCATGCCTACAGGCAGATTCGTGCGGCCGGCCGCCGTGCTGGCCGCGGCACTCGTCATGGCGGGGACGGCGGCCGCGCCCGCGTCGGCCGCTTCCGGGCCGAACCTCGAGGTCTCCGTCGTCGCGCAGGAAGGCCGGTGGCTGTCCGGCGACACCGTCGGGCTCGACGTGACGGTGCGCAACCTCGGTGACGCCGTCGCCTTCGGTGCGTTCGGCACCGCCTACACGGAATCCGGGACGCCGCTCCGGATCGACCGGAACCAGTGGGGGGACCTGTCGGACGGCGGGTCCGGCGCGCCCATCGCGCAGGGGGAGACCCGGACCGTCCACCTGACCGGGCAGCTAGGCACGTTCGACGGCGACTCCGTCGTGCACGTCGAGGTCCACGCCGGGCAGGACATCGACTACAGCGACAACGTCCGGCTCGTCACGCTGCCGATGGCGCGGGGCACCGAGCGGGTCGCGGGCGTGCTGTACGGGGACGCGAACGGCGACGGCAAGCCGTCGGCCGGGGAGGCGCTGGCCGGCGCCGAAGCGCACTTCATCGGGGTCGGGACGACGACGGACATGGTCGCCGTCACCGACGCGACGGGCCACTTCTCCTTCGACAACCTCCCGCTGAGCCGGTACGCCTACGTCTCCTTCCAGAAGGTTCCGGGAGGCTGGGTCGACCAGCCCGTGGGGGAGATGCGGCTGGACGGCCGGGGGGCCTACACGGCACTCGAGGTGCGGGCCGTCCGGCCGCTGTCCGACGTACTGCACGAGACCCTCGCGCTGGACAAGACGACCTACGCCGCCGGCGACACCGGCAAGGTGACGGTCACGCTCTCGAACTCCGGCACCCAGCCGCTGACCGGCCTCTTCCTCAGCTGCGACGCCGGCGGCTTCGGCTCGGAGCTGCCGGTGACCGACGACCAGTGGGGCGCGTTCGGCTCGCAGCGTCGTGCGGGCACGCTGGCCCCGGGACAGCGGGTCGTGCTGACGGCGACGGCCAAGGTGCCCGACCGGGCGGCCTACACCGGCTCGACCGGGCTCGACTGCACCGCCGACGACGGTCACAGTGGCGGTGCCCCGTACGCCGTCGTCACGGCCAAGGTACCCGGCAAGGTCGCCGACTCCCGGGGCCAGGTCTGGCTCGACAAGAACGGCAACGGCGCGCTGGACCTCGACGAGGGCCTGGCGTTCCGGAACCTCGTGCTCGTCGAGGACGGCACCATCTGCGCCTACGCGAGGACCGACGCCAACGGCTTCGCGACGTTCAAGAACGTGCCGGTCGGCACCTACCAGCTGCGGGTGCCCGGGCCGTGGAAACCGGCCCCGTTCGAAGGCGACCTCGGCGTCTTCGCGCCGCCGTACGGTGGCGGCGAGTGGCACCTGCGGTTCGTCGCCGGCTGAGCCGGGGGCTTTCCGGGCGGCCGCGGCCGCCTGGAAAGCCCTGCCACCCCCTGCCGGGGGTAGGCAGCACGGGGTCTGGCTCGCCGCCGTCACCCGCCACCACCCTGGAGATGTCCGACATCCTCCGAAATCCCCAGGGGCCCACCATGACCGCGATTCCCGAACAGATCACGCTGGGGGACGTCACCGTCACCCGCGTCCAGGAGTTCTCCGGCTCGGTCGAGATGACGCCGGCCGAGTTCTTCCCCGGCAGCCCCCGCGCCTCCTGGGAGGCGAACCGGGCCTGGCTGGCGCCCGACTTCTGGAACCCCGAGACCGACGAGGTCCACGCGGCGGTCCAGACCTGGCTGCTGCGCAGCGAAGGCCGCACCATCCTCGTCGACACCGGCGTCGGCAACCACAAGGAGCGGCCCTACGCCGCGTTGTGGGGGCACCGCGACACCGCCTTCCTCGACACGCTCGCGGCGGCCGGGGTGCGCCCGGCGGACGTCGACCTCGTGATCAACACCCACCTGCACACCGACCACGTCGGCTGGAACACCCGGCTCGAGGGCCGTTCCTGGGTCCCGACCTTCCCCAACGCGACCTACCTGCTGCCGCGGCGGGACTTCGACTTCTGGAACCCCGTCAACGAGCACAAGTCGGTGTTCGGCCGGGGGAACCAGAACGTCTTCGAGGACAGCGTCGCGCCGGTCCACGAGGCCGGGCTGACCGAGCTGTGGGACGGCTCGTACCGCATCGACGGCAACCTCCGGCTCGAGCTCGCGCCCGGCCACACCCCGGGATCTTCGGTGCTGCACCTGGAATCCGGCGGTGACCGGGCGCTGTTCGCCGGCGATCTCGTGCACACCCCGCAGCAGATCGTGGAGCCCGAGGTCAACTCGTGCTTCTGCGAGGACGCGGCGGAGGCCCGCGCGACGCGGCACAAGCTGCTCGGTGCGGCGGCCGAGACCGGCGCGCTCGTGTTCCCGGCCCACCTGCCCGGGCCCGGCGGGGTGCAGGTCCGGCGCGACGGTTCCCGCTTCGCGATCACGGACTGGGCCGGCTTCGCCCGGGTCGCGTGAACTCGGCACCGAGCGGAGGAAAATCCTTGTCCCAGCTAGAAAACCCGGTCGTGCACCTCCCCTCGGGTGCGGTGCGGGGCACCCGGGACCGGTTCGGCGAACGCTACCGGGCCATTCCTTACGCGGCCGCTCCGACCGGCGGACGCCGTTTCGCCGCGCCCGTGCCGCACGCGGGCTGGACCGGCGTCCGGGACGGCACCCGGCCTTCGCCCACCGCGCCGCAGCCGTCGCGGGACTTCGGCCGGCTCGACCTGAGCCCGTACTTCGGCCCCGGCTGGGTGCGCGGCGAGGAGTACCTCACCGTGGACGTCCGCACGCCGGCCGCCGACGGCGGGCAGCGGCCGGTGATGGTCTTCGTGCACGGCGGCGGGTTCGTCACCGGGACCGGCGGCGCCGCGCTGTACGACGGCCGGGCCTTCGCCAGGGACGGCGTCGTCCTGGTGACGCTGAACTACCGCCTCGGCATCCCCGGCTTCCTCGTCCTGGACGACGCGCCGGACAACCGCGGCCTGCTGGACGTCCTCGCCGCGCTGCGCTGGGTCCGCGACACGGCCGGCGCGTTCGGCGGCGATCCCGGCAACGTCACGGTGTTCGGCCAGTCGGCGGGGGCGACGCTCGTCGCCGGCCTGCTGGCGGCCCCGGAGTCGAGCGGGCTGTTCCGGCGGGCGATCATGCAGAGCGGCAGCGGCACCGGCGCGTTCACCCCGGAGCAGGCACGGCGCGTCACGTCGGCCGCGGCCACCGCGCTGGGGGCCGACCCGACGGCCGAGGCCTTCGCGGGTATCCCGGACGATCGTTTCGTGGCCGTCCTGCCCGCGCTGTCCGGTGTGGACTTGCGGACCGAGACGGCCACCGACCCGCTCGCCGGGCTGAGCCCGTTCAGCGTGGTGCTCCCGGCGCAGCCCGCCGACGCGCCGGCCGGCGTCGGCCTGCTCATCGGAACCACCACCGAGGAGGGGAACCTCTACTTGGTGCCGCAGGGGAAGTTCGCCGTCTCCACGGATGCCGACGTGCTCGCCGCCGCGGCGGCGACCCGGGCGGACCCCGAGGCAGCGGTGGCCGCGCTGCGGGCGTCCCGGCCGGACGCGAGCCCGGGGGAGCTGCGATCGGCACTGCTCGGCGACGCGTTGTTCGGGGCGGGTTCGGCGGCGATGATCGCGGCGCAGGAGCCCGGGCGGGCCCACGTGTACTCGTTCGCCCACCGCTCGACGGCCCTGGACGGCCGGCTCGGCGCGGCGCACACCGTCGAGCTGCCGTTCGTCTTCGACCTCGCCGACGAGCCGTGGCTGCACGGCGAGACGGGACTGCTGGGCCCGGACCCCGCGCCGGCGGACCTCGCGGCGCGCATGCACGGGGCGTGGGTGGGTTTCGCCCGCACCGGGGACCCGGGCTGGGCGCCCCACACCGCGGAACGGCCCGTGGTGGAGGTCTTCGGCGGCTGAGGACGGGACGGGGGCTCGCCGAGCGAGCCCCCGTCCCGCTCACGCCTCCGTGGCGTGTTCGTGCAGCCAGCGGGCGAGCGCGAGCAGGGTGGTTTCCGCGCTGGCCGCCATGTCGTCTCGAAGCCCGGCCACCTCGCGCGCGGTCGAGCCGAGCACCGGATCCATCCGCAGCAACCGCCATTCCTGGGTCACGACCGAGCCCGGACCGGCGCCCTCGATGAGCCACCGCCAGCGCACGATGCCGTCGTCGAGACCGCCGACGACGAAGGTGAACTCGCTGGGTGCGTCGGCGGTGAGGACCTGCGAACGGGTGTCCCATTCACGCTCGCCGCGGCGGTTGTGGCCGCCGAACCACGCCCCGGGCACCGCGCCGGTGCCTTCGTCGTAGCGCACGCGGGACGCCGTCGGGCTCCACAGCTCGATCTTGGTGACGTCGCTGACCAGGTCGTAGACGGTTTGCGGGGGTGCGGGGACCCAGACCCGCCTGGCGAACGCGAACGACGCGGGGTCGAGGGTGGGAACGGTGTCAGTGGTCATGAGGCCAGGCTGTCCCGGGCCGGGTCACGGCGGCCAGACCGGACGTTTCCTACCCATCGCGGGGGCAGGCTCGGCGGCGGCCGCCCCGGCATACTGGGATCATGGTCGATCAGGGGCAGCTGGCCGAGTACCTGCAGGCGTGCCGGGCGCGGCTGCACCCGGAGGACGTCGGCATGCGCACCTACGGCGAGCGTCGCCGGGTGCCCGGCCTGCGCCGCGAAGAGGTCGCGAGCCTCGCCGGCGTGAGCGCGTCGTACTACATCCGGCTCGAGCAGGGCCAGTCGGTGAACGCCTCCGACGAGGTGGTCGACGGCATCGCCCGCGCGCTCCGGCTGGACGAGGACGAGCACGAGCACCTGCGCGTCCTGGCCCGGCCGGTGCGCCGACGCGCCGCGAAGCGCCCGCCCGTCGAGCGCGTCGACGACGTCACCGCGCAGCT
The window above is part of the Amycolatopsis camponoti genome. Proteins encoded here:
- a CDS encoding TetR family transcriptional regulator — its product is MTQPRQRARSDQDKEVRKTALLTAARELAAERGVREVTLTEVTSRVGLHPSALRRYFESREELLLELAQQGWADWRERLLADLAGRRLGPIEVAEVVAGSLDALPLFCDLQTHVGLSLEGAVRLERARDYKTAASEAFDAMTAALVETGAGLDPEGARTLLTAAMSCAAYLFQLSRPSPTLRRLYDEVPRWAHSALRFREQLTTLLRAVALGVHRPAEPT
- a CDS encoding SDR family NAD(P)-dependent oxidoreductase, whose translation is MSSVFFVTGSSRGLGRQIAERALAAGHRVVATARDPRTLDDLAARHGDRVHVEPLDVTDAAAAEAAVAAGVAAFGRIDVVVNNAGQGDRASLEDTTLDVFRRQIETNFLGTVHVTKAAVPVLRGQGGGRIIQISSVGGRVGSPGMTAYQSAKWAVGGFSEALAAEVAPLGIKITVLEPGGMRTDWAGASMATPPISEPYEATVGASARAMADFEQHANSDPRKVADLVLTVAALDEPPLRLLAGSDAYEYGREAWRHRVDTDAKWAHLSRSTDHAESGDAWRRQRGTSLPDVRA
- a CDS encoding MBL fold metallo-hydrolase, with amino-acid sequence MTAIPEQITLGDVTVTRVQEFSGSVEMTPAEFFPGSPRASWEANRAWLAPDFWNPETDEVHAAVQTWLLRSEGRTILVDTGVGNHKERPYAALWGHRDTAFLDTLAAAGVRPADVDLVINTHLHTDHVGWNTRLEGRSWVPTFPNATYLLPRRDFDFWNPVNEHKSVFGRGNQNVFEDSVAPVHEAGLTELWDGSYRIDGNLRLELAPGHTPGSSVLHLESGGDRALFAGDLVHTPQQIVEPEVNSCFCEDAAEARATRHKLLGAAAETGALVFPAHLPGPGGVQVRRDGSRFAITDWAGFARVA
- a CDS encoding carboxylesterase/lipase family protein is translated as MSQLENPVVHLPSGAVRGTRDRFGERYRAIPYAAAPTGGRRFAAPVPHAGWTGVRDGTRPSPTAPQPSRDFGRLDLSPYFGPGWVRGEEYLTVDVRTPAADGGQRPVMVFVHGGGFVTGTGGAALYDGRAFARDGVVLVTLNYRLGIPGFLVLDDAPDNRGLLDVLAALRWVRDTAGAFGGDPGNVTVFGQSAGATLVAGLLAAPESSGLFRRAIMQSGSGTGAFTPEQARRVTSAAATALGADPTAEAFAGIPDDRFVAVLPALSGVDLRTETATDPLAGLSPFSVVLPAQPADAPAGVGLLIGTTTEEGNLYLVPQGKFAVSTDADVLAAAAATRADPEAAVAALRASRPDASPGELRSALLGDALFGAGSAAMIAAQEPGRAHVYSFAHRSTALDGRLGAAHTVELPFVFDLADEPWLHGETGLLGPDPAPADLAARMHGAWVGFARTGDPGWAPHTAERPVVEVFGG
- a CDS encoding SRPBCC family protein, with the translated sequence MTTDTVPTLDPASFAFARRVWVPAPPQTVYDLVSDVTKIELWSPTASRVRYDEGTGAVPGAWFGGHNRRGEREWDTRSQVLTADAPSEFTFVVGGLDDGIVRWRWLIEGAGPGSVVTQEWRLLRMDPVLGSTAREVAGLRDDMAASAETTLLALARWLHEHATEA